GCATGTAAATGATCATCTGAAAAAGGCGGAGGTATAAATGGTGAAAAAAGTAAAGTTTGGATTATGTGAATGGAGTTCGCCGATTCAGGGACCGTATGTGTGCAGATTTGCCAGGGAACTTGGACTTGACGGGATCGAACTGGCACAGGGAGATTATGAACACAGTTTTCCACTGTCTAATCCGTACATTCAGGATGTTTATTTGAAAGAAGCGGCTAATAACGAAATTGAGCTGACAGCTATAGCCGTTAATTGTCTGGACTATTACGCAATGACCAGCTCTGATGATACAAGCCAGAAAAAGGTTGCGGTGATGGCGGTTAAAAAGGCGGTGGAAACAGCCAAGAGGATGAGACTGCCGATCGTCCAGATACCGGCTTTTGGTAAAAGTTATATTCATTCGGAAGCAGATTTTCAGGCGGTCGCAGATTGTCTCAGGTCTGCCTGCAAGGCGGCGGCAAAGGAAGGTATAGTGATCGCATCTGAAAATGCATTATCAGCAGAAGAAGATTTACGTCTGCTTCGAGAAGTCGGGTGTCCGAACTTGAAAATATATATGGATACTCAGAATCCATATATTAACAATGGATATTCCGCACCGGA
This is a stretch of genomic DNA from [Clostridium] hylemonae DSM 15053. It encodes these proteins:
- a CDS encoding sugar phosphate isomerase/epimerase family protein is translated as MVKKVKFGLCEWSSPIQGPYVCRFARELGLDGIELAQGDYEHSFPLSNPYIQDVYLKEAANNEIELTAIAVNCLDYYAMTSSDDTSQKKVAVMAVKKAVETAKRMRLPIVQIPAFGKSYIHSEADFQAVADCLRSACKAAAKEGIVIASENALSAEEDLRLLREVGCPNLKIYMDTQNPYINNGYSAPEMIYVLRDHICEVHVKDGREGELSAALLGEGATSYYESVKALCDIGYTGFVHLENFYDQQPMNCCDKDAVELLRKDVAILKASFKSYNETV